A region of the Streptomyces durocortorensis genome:
CCCGTCTCCGGGTCCGTACGCGAGAGAGCCGCGGAGCCCGTGTCCGTACCGGAGGCAGAGACATGGGAGTCCGTGCCGGAGACAGAGGCTTCGGAGTCCGTACCGGAGACAGAGGCAGAGTCCCCGGCACCGGCCTTCGCCCCGGTCTCGACTGCGTCGGCGGCATCGGCGTCGGTCTCGGCGTCGGTCTTCGCCTTCGCCCCGGCCCCGCCCTCGGCGGCGGCCTTGGCGTCGCGCTCCGCGATCTCCCGCCTGAGCGCCGCCGACGAGAACCGCATCGTCGCGCCGCTCTCCACGTCACCGCCACCGAACGTACCGGGATCGCCGGGATCGCCGGACTCCTCGGCCGAGGCGGCCGGACCCACGGAGCTCGCCTGCGCGGGGGGCGTCTCCGGTGCTACGGGGGCAGCCGGGGCGGCGGGCTCGACGGGGGCCGGGGGCGCGGCCGCCCAGTTGGGGTCGAAGCCGCCGTGGGGAGGCAGGCCGGGCGCCGACACGGGTGCCCCGTTCGGCGGCGGAGGCGGCGCCAGGTGCGATCCCGCTCCCCCCGACGAGTCCCCCGCCGCGTTCTGCGTGTACCAGGCGGGAGGGGTGTAGTCGATGGTGAACTCACCCGTCATCTCGGCGGGATCCGCGTCGGACGACTCGTCGACGGGCGTGTTCCATCCGCCGCGGATCTCGTCCCGATCGCCGTTCACTTTGCCTCCTGATGTGGTCGAGCACCCTTGTGCCGTGGTGGGTGGGGGCGACCGTTCCCGATGTCCGGTCCGCCCGGCTCTCCCCCTTGCGACGCGCATCACCTGCTCGCAGGTTCTCTGCCGCGCCCCCACCCACCCTAATCGCCATCGGGGGAACTCAGGCAGGGCGTATCGCACGTCAAAGGCCGCCCCGAAGACCAGGTGTCGCTTCTCGGCTGAACCAAGTGCGACAGGAGGAGTGTCGGCGAGGCGGTCAATTCAGTTCATGTGCGGACATCGTCCGTCCGTTGTGTGTCCGTTGTGTGCCCGTATGAAGGGGGGCGCGTTACGGCAGCCCGTTGCGGCGGCCCGTGCGGCGCCCCCTTCGTGGGCGTCGTGCGCCTACGGTGCGCCTACGTGAGGTCGAACTCACCGTCGCGCGCACCCAGGACGAACGCCGTCCACTCCGCCTCCGTGTACCGCAGAACGGTGTCCGGGTCCAGGGAGGAGCGCATGGCGACCGCACCGCCCGGCAGATGCGCGATCTCGACCCGCTCCTCGGCGTCCTCGGTGCCGGGTGCGCTGAGCCACTTCACATCCGAGATGTCGAGAGCGTAGAGCTCGTCCTTTTCCTGCTGAGTGCCCATGACGACGTCCCTTCGGTCGAACGGTTTCCTTGCGTGATCCATGGTCCCTGGCGAGAGGAGCGTCCGTGGCCCGAACGGGCCAGGAATCAGTCCATCCGGCGAGCGTTGCCCAGCAGACCCGTCTCGGCGTCCGTACCGCTCGTCATCACCCAGTGGCGCTCGCGGCCCGCCACCCAGAGCGTGACGCCGTCCGCGAGGGTGGGGAGCGCCTCGTACTCGGCCCGCGCGAGCCCCAGGATCCGGCCGATCTGCTCGGCCTCGGCGGGCGACACCCGCTGGATGCCCACCAAGGCCGACGCACGCATCAACCGCGGTGCGACGGGGCTCAGATAGGGGAGCAGGGTCAGCACGGACTGCCAGGGCGAGGACACCACCCGGCCGCGCGGTGGCCGCATGCCGCAGTCCCGCACCACGACCACCGGGCTGCCCACGGTCGCGCCCGTCGGCGGAACGCGGCCCACGTCGTACAGGGACACGCACTCCAGCCCGGCGCCCGCCGCCTGGGCGAGCGTCGTCCAGGCCTGGACCCGCCCGGTCTCGACCGCCACCCGCGCACCGGTGCCCGCCGCGCGCAACGCCAGCACCTGCGCGGTCCACAGGCCGCCGATCAGCGTGACGTCGTACGGAACGGGGCGGTGGAAGCCGATCAGCTGCGGGCGCCCGTCCGCGTCGTTGCCGATGATCACGCCGTCGTCACCGACCGGCAGGGACAGCGCGCCGAGGTGGTCGGCGGCCACGGTGTGGCCCGCATGGCGGGGGCCGCGCAGCCCGCGCCGGGGCTCGGTCCTTCTGCTCACTGCGCGCCTCCCAGCGGGAGCGTGGCCAGGGCGCCCGGCAGCTGCTCGCGGTCCAGCCGTGCCAGGCCCACCTTGGCGTGCCGGGCGGCCTGCTCCAAAGTCCTTCGCACGCTCACCAGTTCCGTGTCCGAACCACCGGTGACCCGCACATGACCGGCCACGCTCGTCGAGCCCTGCCGCGCCCCGCGCCGCACGGTCAGACTGAACGTCGTCGCGTAGGCGGGCACCGAGGTCAGCAGCGCGACCAGCTGCGGCAGCGGCGTCGCACCACGGCCCAGCTCGGGCCAGCGGTCCACCGCGTACGTGGTGTGCCACCGGTCGTCGCACCGCCAGACCCGAGAGGTCTCCGTCGTACGGCGCTGCGGCGCGGCGTCAGGCCGGCCCGCCCGGCCCGACAGGATGGGGTTGGCGCATGCGGAGGTGGCCACGGCGGAGTTCAGCTCGTCCTGGTCGAGTACCGCGGCCCGGAAGCCGGCGCCCGTGATCCGGCTCGCCACATGGTCCGCGACCCGCACCAGACAGCGCTGCGCGCCGTCCATCCCGCCGCCGCGCGCCTCGATCGCCTCGCGGCACAGCTCCGGATCCAGCTTCACCGCCACCCACGTCAGGCGCAGAGCGGGCGCACCGGTCTGGTCCTGAAGCGGCGCGTACGAGAGCCGGGCCACCGACTGCCGCGGCAGATGCGGGGCCGGTGCGCACCGCACCTGCTGCACCAACTGGGCGGACTCCAGGACGATGTCGTCCACCTGGAGCGCGTCGCCCAGCAGCGACAGCGGGAGCGACCGTGCGCCGAACGCGGGCCGGAGCGACTCGCCGCTCGCCTGCACGCGCACCACGGCGGTCAGGAACGTACCGTCACCGAGCATGCCCACCGTCCGGTGGGCGCGGTCCACATGGACCTGCGGGCCGAATCCGGGAACGTTCTCCGCCACCGGGGCGAGCATCGGCTCCCCGTCCGAGGGCGGCGCGGCGGCGGCCCGCCGCCGGGCCCGGAGCGCGAGAGCGGTCGACAGCCAGTCCTGGAGCGCGCGGCCCCGACGGCGTACCACCGCGAGGGCGAACAGCAGACAGACAAGCACGAGAGCGGGCACCAGCCACGCCCCGCCGAGCGCCGCGCCCACGGCGGCCACCCCGAGAGCCGCCTCGATGATGACCAGCTGCCGCAGCACGGGACGTACCCGGCCGGTCCGCGAGATCGAGCGGAGCGTCGTCGCGGCGGGCGCGTTCTGCGCGGGGGCGGCGGAGGGCGGGGCGGCGGGCGTCGGGGAGGGTTCGTTGCGGCGTTGCCTCCGGGAACTGCCGGAGGCTCTACGGCTGGCTCGCCCGGCACGCTCGCGCGTAGCTGCACCCATTGCCGCGTTGCCCCCCTCGTGTCCGTATTCACCGTTTTCTGCACGGGTGTTGATCGGGTCGTCACCCTACCTGAGCACTGGCGGCGGAGCTCCAGCAGGCATAGTAGGGCCCGGTACGGCATCGGGGGCCGACGGCGCGTGTGGGACCCTGGTCGATCACTGGGGAGAAGAGGCAGCGGACACATGGCATCACGGCGGGATGAGCTCAACGCCTACACCTTCGCGAAGCGGAGGTTGATCGCACAGTTCCTGCAACCCAACCCGACCGGTTCCGAGGAAGGCGCCCCGAAGCCGCTGCGCGCGGTGCTGCCCGGAGCCATCATCGCCGTCGTGATTCTCGCCGCCTTCGGCGCCTGGGGCATGTTCAAGCCGGTGGCCCCCCAGAAGTGGGACACCCCCAAGGAACACGTCATCATCGCCAGCAAGTCCACCACCCGGTATGTGGTGTTGACGACCGACGGCAAGAAGCAGCTGCACCCCGTACTGAACATGGCCTCCGCCAAGCTTCTCCTCGCCCCGGACAAGGGCACGGTCATCAACGTCGACGAGTCGGTCCTGGACAGCGGCGAGATCCCGCACGGTGCGACCCTCGGCATCCCGTACGCCCCCGACCGGCTGCCCGACTCCAAGGTGGCGGGCGCGGCCAAGCGCTGGGCGGTCTGCGAACGGCCCGGTGAGGGCGGCCGGGCCATCCAGAAGGCGGCCTTCATCTTCGCCGAGCGCGAGGAGAACAAGACCGAGGGGAAGAACCGCCTGCGTGGTGGTGAACTGATGTACGTCGAGGGACCGGACCGGACCCGCTACATCGTGGACGCCGAGGGCAAGGCCTACCCCGTCAAGAAGGACGAACTGCTCCTGCGCACCCTGGTCGGCCAGAACGCCAAGCCCCAGCGGGTCTCGGCCTCCTGGCTGGCAACGCTCCACACCGGCGACCCGATCACCTTCCCGACCGTGGACGGACGGCCGGGCGACCCCGCCGACGCCCCCGGGAGCCTGGGCACGCGGACGAACCGGGTCGGCATGGTCCTGGCCGCCACGGCGGGAACCAGGACCCAGCAGTACGTCGTCCTGCCGGGCAGGGTCGCGCCGGTCTCGGACTTCACCGCCAAGCTCCTGCTCAGCAGCCGCCAACTGGTCTCCCTCAAGCAGGCGGGCAACGCGCAGCCGGTGAGCGCCGCCGAGCTCGAACCGGGCGCCCCGTTCGGCCAGGGCAAGGACTGGCCGGTCAGCGAGCCCGAACCCGTCAACTCCCCGAACGTCAAGAAGGGCAGCCGTAACACGGTGTGCAACGTTCTGCGCGGAGTCGACGCGGACAACGGCGCCACCACGCTCAGCACCTGGGTGGGTACGAGCTTCCCCGCGACGCTCCCCACCGGTTCCAGCAGCGCCTACGTCACCCCCGGATCGGGCGAGTTCTTCCGGCAGTTCAAGGGGTCGACGACGGACGCTGGTTTCCTGTTCCTGGTCACCGACACCGGGCTGCGCTACGCGATGCAGTCCAACAGCGACAGCGGCCAGGACGCCTCCGGCATCGGTGAACCCAGCTCGAAGGAGGAGCGGGAGGAGCAGCAGGCGGAGGCTCAGAGGGCCCAGAACCGGCTCGGCTACAAGGACGTCGACCCGACCCCTGTACCGGCGGCCTGGTCCGAACTCCTGCCGACCGGACCCCGCCTCTCCACCGGCGCCGCCAGCCAGCCGCAGGGTTCGTGAGGAGGGGCACGGACATGGAGACGCACCTCGTACACACGGAGACGCCTGCCGTGCTCCAGGAGACGCCTGCCGTGCCCGAGGAGACGCACCCCGCGAGGAGGGAGACGCTTCCCGCGCCAAGGGAGACGTTCCCCGCCCGCCGCATCCTGACAGCCGTGGCGGCCGCAGCGGTCCTCCTCGTCACCCTGCCGGTGGTTCCGGCGGCCGCGGCCGACACGACCCGGTGCACCTTCCCCTCGAAGAAGTACCCGGGCCGCCCCTGGGCGCTGCAACGCGTCCTGCTGGACGAGCTGTGGAAGCAGTCCACCGGCAAGGGCGTTCGCGTCGCGGTCATCGACACCGGCGTCGACGTCAAGAACGAACAGCTCAAGCCCGCCGTGGACATCCGGGCGGGCCGCAACTTCCTACCGAAGAACCTCAAGGACGAGGACGGCAGGAAGATCGAACGCGGCAAGGAGAACGGCACCACGGACAGGGTCGGCCACGGCACCAAGGTCGCCGGCATCATCGCCGCGCGCCAGGTGAAGGGCACGGGCTTCACCGGCCTGGCCCCCGACGCGGTCATCATCCCGCTCCAGCAGAACGACGCCGAGGGCAACGGCACGACCAAGACCCTTGCCGACGCCATCCGCTATGCCACCGGGACGGCGAAGGCGGACATCATCAACATCTCGCAGGACACCGCCGACGCCGTGAAGCCGTCGGAAGACCTGAGGCAGGCGGTGAACGCCGCCCTCGCCCAGGACATCGTGGTCGTCGCCTCGGCGGGCAACGACGGACTCGGCGGCAAGGTGAAGGAGACCTACCCGGCGTCCTTCGACGGTGTTCTCGCCGTGGCCTCCTCGGACCGGAACAACGAACGGGCACCCTTCTCCCAGTCCGGCGAATTCGTGGGCGTCGCCGCGCCCGGCGTGGACATGGTCTCCACGGTCCCCGGCGGCGGACACTGCGCCGACCACGGCACCAGCTTCTCCGCCCCCTACGTCGCCGGAGTCGCCGCGTTGATCAGGGCGAAGCACCCCGACTGGACGCAGAAGCAGATCGTCGCGCAGATCCAGCAGACGGCGGAACGCTCGGTCGCGGGCCACG
Encoded here:
- a CDS encoding DUF397 domain-containing protein: MGTQQEKDELYALDISDVKWLSAPGTEDAEERVEIAHLPGGAVAMRSSLDPDTVLRYTEAEWTAFVLGARDGEFDLT
- the eccE gene encoding type VII secretion protein EccE, with the translated sequence MGAATRERAGRASRRASGSSRRQRRNEPSPTPAAPPSAAPAQNAPAATTLRSISRTGRVRPVLRQLVIIEAALGVAAVGAALGGAWLVPALVLVCLLFALAVVRRRGRALQDWLSTALALRARRRAAAAPPSDGEPMLAPVAENVPGFGPQVHVDRAHRTVGMLGDGTFLTAVVRVQASGESLRPAFGARSLPLSLLGDALQVDDIVLESAQLVQQVRCAPAPHLPRQSVARLSYAPLQDQTGAPALRLTWVAVKLDPELCREAIEARGGGMDGAQRCLVRVADHVASRITGAGFRAAVLDQDELNSAVATSACANPILSGRAGRPDAAPQRRTTETSRVWRCDDRWHTTYAVDRWPELGRGATPLPQLVALLTSVPAYATTFSLTVRRGARQGSTSVAGHVRVTGGSDTELVSVRRTLEQAARHAKVGLARLDREQLPGALATLPLGGAQ
- the eccB gene encoding type VII secretion protein EccB; protein product: MASRRDELNAYTFAKRRLIAQFLQPNPTGSEEGAPKPLRAVLPGAIIAVVILAAFGAWGMFKPVAPQKWDTPKEHVIIASKSTTRYVVLTTDGKKQLHPVLNMASAKLLLAPDKGTVINVDESVLDSGEIPHGATLGIPYAPDRLPDSKVAGAAKRWAVCERPGEGGRAIQKAAFIFAEREENKTEGKNRLRGGELMYVEGPDRTRYIVDAEGKAYPVKKDELLLRTLVGQNAKPQRVSASWLATLHTGDPITFPTVDGRPGDPADAPGSLGTRTNRVGMVLAATAGTRTQQYVVLPGRVAPVSDFTAKLLLSSRQLVSLKQAGNAQPVSAAELEPGAPFGQGKDWPVSEPEPVNSPNVKKGSRNTVCNVLRGVDADNGATTLSTWVGTSFPATLPTGSSSAYVTPGSGEFFRQFKGSTTDAGFLFLVTDTGLRYAMQSNSDSGQDASGIGEPSSKEEREEQQAEAQRAQNRLGYKDVDPTPVPAAWSELLPTGPRLSTGAASQPQGS
- the mycP gene encoding type VII secretion-associated serine protease mycosin; this encodes METHLVHTETPAVLQETPAVPEETHPARRETLPAPRETFPARRILTAVAAAAVLLVTLPVVPAAAADTTRCTFPSKKYPGRPWALQRVLLDELWKQSTGKGVRVAVIDTGVDVKNEQLKPAVDIRAGRNFLPKNLKDEDGRKIERGKENGTTDRVGHGTKVAGIIAARQVKGTGFTGLAPDAVIIPLQQNDAEGNGTTKTLADAIRYATGTAKADIINISQDTADAVKPSEDLRQAVNAALAQDIVVVASAGNDGLGGKVKETYPASFDGVLAVASSDRNNERAPFSQSGEFVGVAAPGVDMVSTVPGGGHCADHGTSFSAPYVAGVAALIRAKHPDWTQKQIVAQIQQTAERSVAGHDRLVGWGVVDPVRALTEDDKPIDRPVAHEGMSKGKAPTPAELHLGETADERNARLATYVVVGGGVLVAAIAGAAVAVRDRRRRMMRLPANT